Proteins encoded in a region of the Pigmentiphaga litoralis genome:
- a CDS encoding CaiB/BaiF CoA transferase family protein, translating into MSTDTSTNMNIAAAPGNGQRAPLEGMRIVDLTQVVVGPLATQILADFGAEVIKIEHPTGDLSRWIGGRSPTTPGMSGKYLHLNRNKKSLALDLKKPGALDSLKKLIATADAVVHNMRPQAAARLGLAPEDLQKLKPDLIYCSVVGFGQEGRYKDKPAYDSIIQGASGLASINDGTDGVPRYVPMVIADRTVGVMLANCLLLAVVQRLRYGGPQTVELPMFESMAAFVLAEHMFLKTFDPPLGGAGDSRLLNPNSRPIKTLDGYICMTANTDPQVHAMFRAIGRPELSVDPRFADKKDRFENIGEMFRIRNEIFATRTTAEWLAILEAEDLPAMPMHTLDSVLEDPHLADTGLFQKVEHPTEGTLTNLRNPVRFATYTPALRNIAPHIGENSREVLQEVGYTDAQIEDMIAAGAVAQYAPKAKKTAAAEPAKAQA; encoded by the coding sequence ATGAGCACCGACACGAGCACCAACATGAACATTGCCGCAGCGCCTGGGAACGGTCAGCGCGCGCCGCTGGAAGGCATGCGGATTGTCGACCTGACGCAAGTCGTGGTCGGCCCCCTGGCCACGCAGATCCTGGCCGACTTTGGCGCCGAAGTGATCAAGATCGAACACCCGACGGGCGACCTGTCGCGCTGGATTGGCGGCCGTTCGCCCACCACGCCGGGCATGTCGGGCAAGTATCTGCACCTGAACCGCAACAAGAAAAGCCTGGCGCTGGACCTGAAGAAACCCGGCGCGCTGGATTCGTTGAAAAAGCTGATCGCCACCGCCGATGCCGTCGTGCACAACATGCGTCCGCAAGCCGCGGCACGCCTGGGCCTGGCGCCGGAAGACCTGCAGAAGCTGAAGCCCGACCTGATCTATTGCAGCGTGGTCGGCTTCGGCCAGGAAGGCCGCTACAAAGACAAGCCTGCCTACGATTCCATCATCCAGGGCGCATCGGGCCTGGCGTCGATCAACGATGGCACCGACGGCGTGCCGCGCTATGTGCCCATGGTGATTGCCGACCGTACGGTCGGCGTCATGCTGGCCAACTGCCTGCTGCTGGCCGTGGTGCAACGCCTGCGCTACGGCGGCCCGCAAACGGTCGAGCTGCCCATGTTCGAAAGCATGGCCGCCTTTGTGCTGGCCGAGCACATGTTCCTGAAGACGTTTGATCCGCCATTGGGGGGCGCGGGCGACAGCCGTCTGCTCAATCCGAACTCGCGCCCGATCAAGACGCTGGATGGCTACATCTGCATGACGGCCAACACCGACCCGCAGGTGCACGCCATGTTCCGAGCGATCGGCCGGCCGGAACTGAGCGTGGATCCGCGCTTTGCCGACAAGAAGGATCGCTTCGAAAACATTGGCGAAATGTTCCGCATCCGCAACGAGATCTTTGCGACCAGGACAACGGCCGAATGGCTGGCCATTCTGGAAGCCGAAGACCTGCCCGCCATGCCCATGCACACCCTGGACTCGGTGCTGGAAGATCCGCACCTGGCGGACACCGGCCTGTTTCAGAAGGTCGAGCATCCGACCGAAGGGACGCTGACCAACCTGCGCAACCCGGTGCGCTTCGCGACCTACACGCCGGCCCTGCGGAACATCGCGCCGCACATCGGCGAGAACAGCCGCGAGGTATTGCAAGAGGTGGGCTACACCGATGCGCAGATCGAAGACATGATTGCAGCGGGCGCGGTGGCGCAATACGCGCCCAAGGCGAAAAAGACCGCGGCGGCCGAACCCGCAAAGGCGCAGGCATGA